DNA sequence from the Oreochromis niloticus isolate F11D_XX linkage group LG8, O_niloticus_UMD_NMBU, whole genome shotgun sequence genome:
GGGATTTCAACTGTTATCTCCAGAGAGCTTATTTAATGGGATGAGCTGCCAGATAGCGAGAACTCCACCTAGTTATCACCTAAAGAGTTGCACGTTTCGGTGTAATAAAAGCCAGGAAGACCTCAGTGCTGAAATCCCTGTAAACCACTGCTAACTTCCCGAAAGGGACATTTAAAGGGGCTGCTATTGTCTCTTTATTAGGCAGTCAAATAGGGTAGGATTGCAATAAAAGActggttttatacatgaaatgtaaaaatgactTTCAACCCTTTACAATATCACAGATGTTAGGAAAGCAGCACATATGTATAGACTTGATAAGAGCGAAGTGTTGCATTTTAAGATAGAGGTTGAGTGTTAACATATCTGCCTATGGGTGCAGTTTCTCTTTTGTATTAAGTTTGTATTATGTTTCCAAACATTGCTACTGCCTACAAGAATACAAAAGCAGGCAAAATGTTGGATTCTCATTTTAATCACTGTCCTTGCAATACAAAATCTTTACGTGAAGTCTGGCCATCTACTGTCTTCTGCTTATTCTATATTACTGGCTTTTACTGACTCAAAATAGGCTGGCAATTGAGTTTTTTCAGTTACATTGATCTAGCACCAATTTAAAACAATcatcacctcaaggcactttatattataaggtaatgATGGTGTAATATTGGAGAGAAAATCCCAGTGATCCATTCCTTCCCTATAAGCAGCAATTGGCAACACTGGGAAGGAAGAATTCGTTTTTAATAAGAAATGACTTCCAACAGAACCTGCCTCAGGGAGGGGcaaccatctgctgtgacgGGTTGGCAGGTCAGGCTaaagaggagagaaaagcaGGAGCATAGCAAGACAAGGTCCAAACACAAACTGCAGGAGAGATTGGAGAAGACATGGCCAGTGCATCACAGGAATTTCCCCCAGCACCCTGAACGTATAGCACTGTAACTAAGAGATGGCCCAAGGTCACCTGATCCCTACCTAATGTGAAAATGTTAAGCCTGATTTTCCAAAGTCAAGAGCATTTCTGCTTTCTGAACCCAAGCTAGGAGCATGTTTGCACAGGAGACGATACTGATAATTAAAGGCTCTGTCTTCTATTATACTTTTACAAACTCTAGGAACTGCAAGTAACCCTGCAGTCTCAGAGCAAGGTGCTCTGTTGGCAGGATATGATGCAATGAGGCCTGTAACAGATGATCAGAGTTGAATGTAACCAATGGACTGATGGCTCAGGGTGGGCACAAAGACTGTGAATCAAACTGGCTGAAATGGACCCAAGCTGATGAGTAGTTTTCCTTATAGCCAGTGTTTTCACTCTAAAAtatcaataaatcattaaacCACCTGTTTGCATAGTTTAAGTGTGAAGAAGAGTGTCGTTTTTAGAACCTCTCATATACCCCCTGTTTGTTTTGCACATCAGTAGcacagctaaattaaaaagaagcTAAAATAAAAGCTGTCTCTATGTGGGTAAACTGCCAGATCTTTAAATTTGGCAGATTTCTTGTAGACTTTGCTGTACCTGGAAAGCAGCCACCTCTCTTTTTAGCAGCAATACCTAGAACATGCAGAGGGGGAATCTGAAGAGGGGCATTGCAGTTACTtaacacttattttaaagcttaaatatatatatttttctgatGTTGATTTATGATCTAAAATCTAAATCTACTAAGAAATTATGCCACATTGTTATAGATTAAGTCAGCAGTATATAAAGTAATTAAAATGGCTTTTTTGGAGATCAGTAAAACTGTACAAGGGGTCAGTATGTTGGACACTGATGATGGGGCCTGATGAGTCAAGACTTCAGGAGaaagattttaaataaacatcTTTTATTCTGGAACCAATGAAGAAAAGTAAAGAATTATTCATGATAAAACATTAAATGCTTACTAGATgatagggctgggctatatcataccgttcacggtaataccggtgtaattttgggcaacgatagaaaaatgaaatatcgcgatagaatatgggtaaaacgcgcatgcgcagtgcctatgtttacatacgcacatggcggcgacgcagaatgagaagagcgaaagtggatcgttaaatgaaactgatgaaccagaactggtttgtaaaaatgctgcaacttcagtggtgtggaactggtttagctttcgtccgtcagatacacaacaaagcactatttttggtagcgcatgctagcgggccgtcgttattaccgtgttgtttggaaaatacagcacacttaaaatcgatcctttcatttttctgaaaatcgacagtgccccttataatcctgtgtgccttatgtatgaattctggttgtgtttactgagcTCGAAACGATTATCTGCCAgatgtttcagtacgactttgctaagctacgaacccgcactgcttgatggattgtcggagcattacggctatcgtaggcaggagcctcgcagagTGATAACTGTGCggactgtgcttcaacataatattaccgtattgtgtgtgtataacctctttttaagttttgtggataatatacatggttatgctgaggatatgtcggccaatttccactggaaatgctttttggttaaactgtcagcaaggaatttgcactgttacatttttacataactttaatgcacataaaaaacagctgcttgtttaagtgaaaatacattgatgaggTTTTTTGCACtgataaagttgtggagttgtaaagtattttgtctagtgtcaattatatcgtcagttatatcgttatcgcaaattttcaaatgtatatgtGACTTTGAACTGTGACTTTAATTAGACACGCCGCATTCGTAAAAAGGCTTGACTATGTGATTAACACTGTTTATGGTTaaggaaaaatgtgtttgtgtctttaacGTGCATTAAGTTTATTTTGCCCAAGCATTTGTGGTAATCTTTGCAGTAATCTCTTTGTGTTCTTTTCTGACAGACTACAGCCCAATGTTGACACGAGACAGAAGCAGCTGGCGGCATGGTGCTCACTGGCTCTGTCCTACTGCCGACATCACAAGCTCTACACACTGGATGTCATGGAGGCTCAGGAAAGCCCCATGTTCAACAACAAGAAGATAGAACGTATCCTGAAAGTCAACCTGTGGTTCCTTTTTGAAGGAGAGTTcaattttaatgttttgggggtttttttgaaaaatatttgtttgtgtttttagtttaaatcctttgtttttttatatattacaaTTGCTAAATCTCTTGTGAAGAGTTTATAGTTCAGAGATATTAATCTTGACACACATTGCAGTCACTGTAGGATTTTTCTGGAGTTTTTAGGACAGAGCCAcctccccctttctctctctgcttgACTGATTTATTTTGAGGTTTCCCTCTTGATTTGGACCTGATACAAAGCTGTCTTCAGAGACTGAGGTCATAACATGATCACTGAATTTTATTTCCCAGCTAATCTGCGCTGAGGGCAAGATAAGGCATTTTAAACAAAACTGGCATGAAGACACTTATTGTGCCATTGCACATTAGCCTTAACTGAATCCCAGGAAAACTGTCAATGGAAGCAATTCAAGTTGTGTTTGAGGAACTGAGGAAAAAAGGTGAATTTTATTGTCTTTACCTGCCAGCATAGTGTCATGATAAGAAAAATTATCTTATTATGTAATGCTGATAAGTGAAAAACGTTCTTGTTGTCTTCAGGCAACCTCGAGTGGTTGGACAAAAACAAGTCTCGGTGTTTAGTCATGTGGAGAAGACCAGAGGAATGGGGCAAGTTAATATATCAGTGGGTGAGTCATCAAATTACAACACATGCTGCCAcaaactgttcttttttttttttctttttttttgcacactCATGCAGCTGATAAAAGGATGAGGTTTATTTCAACCTCACAATATTGTTCATTATTGCAATGTTGTGATAATCACAATATAAAACCATTAATATCTACACTATAATATAAACTAAAAAAGGGAAAGACAAGCTCATGTATCTTATCTATGCTTATGTAACCAGCACACAGACATCAGACAGAATCACTATCACTGTGGCAGCAGAACAGCAGCATTAAGGGACAGATTATAACAAACAAAGCATCATGTACTTAAAATCTCATGAAAAAAGCAAGAAATCGGTGCATGTTCTTTATCTGTCACCTCAACTCTTTATTTAATCCCTGTTGAACTCAGCAAGTGTCTTGCTAGGGACCTGAGTAAGTGCACTTCTGGCTTTCATGCTGTTTTGATGAGCAGTTCTCATGTTTTGGctgaaagttgttgtttttaccaGCGTTTTCCCTGCAGTGACTGCAGTCTGATTGCATAGACGATATAAAAGGTGGATGTATTCACCATTATGTCATCCATTGGTTTATTAaggttttgtgctttttttttttcctgatgtttTAAAACTAGATATGATGAATGAGCAGTGATGGGTAAGATGTTAGTAAATGGGGATAACCTGGGTACTCCTCCTTTCCGACTCTAAGAACGTCTGTAATTTATAAAATAAGCTTGAGGTTTTTATTAAGATGGTCTGAAAGAAGTGACTAAGCCCAAAAACTCAttaggaaagtgtttactgagtcACAGAGCAGAAACAACCAACACTTGTTCTCCTGTAGACTTTTATACAACTTGAACTCTTTTTACTGCCCTCTGTTGATCATTAGCAAAAATGCATGTTTAAGGCCACACTGGCTTCACTGTTTATCCCTGCTTCACTCTGTTTAGAGTGATTAGCACACATAGATATAGAAACATGTAAATTTAGCTGTTTTTACAAGGTCATATTACTGCATCCCCAACCAACAAAATCCTTAAACCTTTTTCTATCTTTAACTCTAAAACTATGACcgtctgattattggggttttCCCTTGAGTATTTGTAatataaaacactttaaaaagatTCTTCTTGTGAGTTGATGCTATATAATTAAACtttaaactgaaaaatgaagatCTGAAGACTTTTCTGAActttatttttagaatatcaactcTCATTCTCACAATATCATACAATTGATTGTCCCAAAAATCAGAACAGAATTAggaaaaaaggcttttaaatatGCTGCCCCTGTTTCCTAGAATAATCAGCAGAAGGAACTGAAATTATTAGAATTGGTTACCCTGTGGGAGTTTAATTCCATCTTAAAGGAATGAAAGAATTACTTTTTTACtcagtgtgattgtttttaatgtcgcTCTTGATctgttattttatatttttcatgtttgtatgggatattgtatttgttttaaatgttatgtACTTATGTGGTacttttgttgccatgatgccaggtctctcttggaaatgagaattttaatctcaatgagatttttacctggataaataaaggactaataaaaaaatcaaactgaattAAAACCAAGCCTTAACCAAACAAGTCTTCAAAGTAAGGGGCCAGAAAGTTTTAACTTCTCATCCTTCAGGTAGTCTATAACTCTCATAAAAATAGCTGATCAGGTACACTATACTTTTGTTTATACATTTATATCATTTTATCTGTTTATTGCCTTTAGCCTGACAAATTActtaaatcattttgtttggttgcAGTTCTTGTAAAAACTGGACCCCACACTCTGCCTGTTCTGAACCCAGATTTTGAACAACGATTGCTCCTTTCTGTCTGTTCTCTCTTCAAAACAGAAACTTAATGATTGACTGCATGCAATGCATTTAGAAGAAATGGCAGCTTTAAAAAACATCTGTTTCACCTTCTCCAACTTTAAGTCAGTTTAATTCACTTTctgctttatgattttttttttaattgtacgTTCAGGTTATAAGACTGTTTACCACTTCATGTGGCAAATTAagaaattataataaaatagaataagaCTTGTGGTCAAAGTCCCAAATTAGTACCCACAAAAATCCAAATGGGTATagtttttttccatctttccaTTCTTCTAGTAAGTCTGGGAAGGCTATCAGCTACATGTCTGTAGGGGGGGAAAAATTATCATGTAATAAAAATGATCTAGTGTGTTTTGATGCCATTTACAGATGTGCCGTGTTCTGTCTTGTGCTGTTCATGATAGAGATTcgcacacaggcacacagatGGTGTTGGTGAAGGTTAATGGAGCACATCTTCAGGGCTGTGGGTGTACGTCACAACCGCTGTAGTTGTGTAAACAATTTAAACACGACTGCTGTGCTGTTTTGTACACCTTGTACTTCTGCACACATAATGTAGTTGTTACCTGCGACATTAGGAGAAGGCCAGTGTTGTGTTCACCTACCACTTGGGCTCTCTTTGCTCTTTGCTCcttgtgctttaaaaaaaaaaagaagtctttTTTCCATTGAGGAGCCTGCGCTGGCACAAGTGCAGAGCCACTGCTGACTTTTTGAGAAGCAGCCCACTTTTAGACAGGTTAGAACTGATTATTAACAGCAGATGTTGGGATAATTTCTGTAGGTGGACAAAATCATGGTGGACAGAATCTGTGGCCTGCATCTGCTAGTTGTTTGTGAATTTCTTGCTTTAGCTTCTACATTAGTAACCTAAGCGAGTGGTTTCAACTTTTGGACCAGAAAGTTTGTGGTGCTGGGCTGGTTCCAGCTCTATGGCACTTGCACCAGTCTGATTTTGTGTGGAAATGTGTGAAAATTGTTCTAGATTGTACACTGGGGTTGTGGTAATTGAAAAGGGGTGAAATGGGTTTGaacatgtttatattttcagtgTCAAAAGCATATGTCTGTAAATATTCTATATTTTGCCAACAAATCCCATGGAAACAATCAGTGATTTGTTGTATTAACAAGTATTGTTTGCGCATTCATTCTTTACTGCTGGGTCATGAGGGGAGGGTCAAAATTATAGCCTTCAGCGATATTAAACAGGATTGGCCCTAAAGCTACAGACAAGCTAGAAAAGTCTGAAAATACAGTTAGGTTCATAAATAatccaccacagtggattttaagtgaaaaaactgaaatacaGACCTAAAGCTGTAAATCAAAGGTTTTAACAGAATTCTGACACTAAGTGTTTGGTTATTAAAGGCATTTTTATGCACAGTCCCTCATTTTCACAGCCTTGAAAGTAACTGGACAATTGAGTGCTAAGTAGTTGGgacggggggaaaaaatcaataCAGCATAGTATCGCGATATTTTGCATGGCAATATTGTATCAATACAGGAGCACCAAAcatcaatattttattaaataaataaaaatactttgggaatagttttatttatttttatccacaATTTCATCATCTTGAATAAATCGGGGGGGGTTTTCTTTAAAagctgcctttttttcttttttttttttaaataaagaaaattattCTCTGACTGTCACCTTAAAGCATCTGTAAATGTAACCATTATATCTTTTTCCGACATTTTAGGTTTCCAAAACCGGTATGGTCAACTCTGTGTTTACACTTTATGAGCTGTCCAATGGTGATGAGACAGAAGGTGAAGGTATGGCACCGTTTTAAAGTTTTCCACAGGGAGAAAGCACCCATAAAACCCAGCTCGCATTAAAGTAAACAATTATTACATAACACAGTGGTGAGAAAGGCTTTTATTAATGCTGGCTGTACAATAGGTTTCCAGTTCTAGTTTGTTTTAACTGTTTGATTTGTGTTGTTtactctgtttcctgtttctgcatgATTTCACCTAGCTGTAGTCCCAAATTGCTTCTttcatctttgtttttgcacataaAGCACCATGTAATGTTAACAAATGTAATGCTAATGAAATGTGCTGCACACATTGACCCAAAACATTATGAAGATATCTGCTTAATATACTGCTGATCCTTTAAAGTGCTTAAAAACATCCCTGACCTGCCAAGGCATGGACTTGAAAGAGACCCTGTGGTATCGAAACCTTTTGCCCCTGACTGGGAGCCAAAAGGTCTTGCTGTGTCAGAGATTGCTGTTCCTTAATAATTTGGCTCTTGTCAGAGGGGCTCGGATGTTTATACCTCCCcatttcttacttgttttcgTGTATAGCACACCCTAACCCTACAGGGAACCTATTATACTTACTTCCAGCTACATATGTTTAATCTTGGCCTCCACTAGACCAgatttgcatgattcacagcttgaaaataatccttatttaccAAATACCGAACCTTGATGGGGCCTTCAGTTCATGGACTGACTGAAGTATCAAGTGTCATACATAGCCAAGAGTagtgaaaaatgtgtttggagcagccctgaagcctgagcttttgaCTTATTTGGAACTTGTAACAGTATATATGAGACAGAAACTAAGGAAAACTCCACTTCTTAAATCTCTTCACTTGAAATGAACTCGTAGGGTGGCACAGCGATTAATGCTCACAGCAAGCGGTGAATTCTGGATTCGAATTCCACTTTCTGTACAGAGTTTAAATGTTTGCCCTGTGCCTCTGTGGGTTCTTTCCAGGTATTCTGGGCTCTGCCCTTACAGTCCAAAACATGCACATTAGGTTAACTGTCACTGTGTGTGAGCCTTATTATAAACTGGTGATCCCACCCTATGTCCCATCTGGCATCGCTGCAAAGAGTCAACACTTATCATATAAAACTATGCGGCTGGTCCTCCAAGCAGCAGGCTTGAAATTGGCTCTGATCCCCTAAGGCGTGGACTCTGAAGTTGCCCTGTGGTACTCAGTCCTCTGCTGCTAATTGAGAACACCCCATAAGCCCTCCTCGTTATTTAGTGACCTAAATAATTTGGCTTTTGTGAGAATCACTCAGATATTTACACCTGTGTTTTTCCCAGATCCAACACATTAACCAAGTGTTCCCTTGCTCTCTTAGGCAGTATATTTCCAGGCTTGAAATGCAGTTTTGTTATGAGATAATAGTTGTTATTCACCTCATATTTGAGTGATCAGTGTTTTGACTCATTGATTAGTTTATTTGATTTTCTTATAGCTTGTAATCCTTTTTCTCCAGAGTTCCACGGTCTGGAGGACTGGATGCTGCTTCGCTCGCTGCAGGCTTTACAGACAGAAGGCAAAGCCGAGCTCTTCACCATGGACGATGGAAAAGGCGTCAAGTTCTTCTAAAACTGTGCTGGAATCACACACCCTCTGTCTGGGAGCCCTCATACTGTACTTTACAGACAAATTTTTATTAAGATTTAGCCATTTAAGGCTACATAAGGTGCACCTCAATACCGAGCCCAGTGGATGCTGGTCCTCTAATTGTTGTTGCCTTTTGATTCAAAGCCTTCTCTTACTGGAAGAGAACCAATATCATTTCTAAGTGTTTGGGGGGGCATTTGAGGTCATGCTACTTGTAAAGTCGTCACAGGTGGCATTTGTTGCCATTTAAACATGCAATGAATATCAGGGGACTAAATACTGTCATGTGTGAGTACTTTAGGGAAATGTCTTTCCCTGCCTGCTTTAACTTTACTCCTTCTTTATTATTGTAAATGCATCtacttttattcacatttttctcTCTTAACAAATTTACTCTGTAAAAATAGCTGTGGATCTTTGCTCGGCTCCTCTGTTCCAACCAGACATACCAAGAAATCCCAGAACGCAACACCAGAGGGACTTTTTATTTTGAGAGTAAATGCTTCCAGAAGAGGAACACAACAGACACTTGAGCCAGTCTTGGCTTGACTCAGCTGCGTGTAATAATAGTGGACTTCATGTACAGATTGCTGTCATCCTATTATTGTGCAGTAGCTACTGTGATGCTCCTGTTATCTTTATCTCTGTCTATATTCAACTTCTTTTTCATATCCTGTAGGAAATAAATTAGAAATTTGTTAAATTTTCTGGCTATTTCCTTTCTTTCACGTGCATCGACGTTTTGTTGTGTGAAAAACACAAGTGAGgacttcagaagctttgcagtaTGCGGACGTGCAGACTGAAACTGCAGCAATGATGATGTTATGATCTCCTTGCTGCAGCTGTATTAAAGGACTGCATACTGACATCATGTGCTGTGTGTCCCGCCTGTGGAGGGATGATACAGCTCCAGAGAATTGTACGTGTGTTTGTGGATAAAACCTTGTATGTTCTCTTGTGGGGCAGGTGGGGCCCAGTTTGGCCTTGGCTGATAATGGTGTCCTGTTTCACGAGCAGCAGCCCCCCCTGTAGGCCAGGCTCGGGTGCGCATCCTCCACCTTTGGGCAGCATATCACTTTCCACAAATGAGGACAGGCTTGGCCAAGAAATAAAATGACTCATCGTTTTTATCTAATTTCAGAGGAAACTGAGGAGGAGTTCTTTTGATCAGTGGGGGGCCAGTTGAAAGTGTGGACATTCTGTTCGTCAGCAAGCTTAAAGTGAACCAGCTGAAGAACCTGATCACCAAATTAATACAAAGTGTCATAAAAGGCAGCTTATGGATTgtttc
Encoded proteins:
- the vps25 gene encoding vacuolar protein-sorting-associated protein 25, with the protein product MSFEWPWQYNFPPFFTLQPNVDTRQKQLAAWCSLALSYCRHHKLYTLDVMEAQESPMFNNKKIERKLSMEAIQVVFEELRKKGNLEWLDKNKSRCLVMWRRPEEWGKLIYQWVSKTGMVNSVFTLYELSNGDETEGEEFHGLEDWMLLRSLQALQTEGKAELFTMDDGKGVKFF